The following coding sequences are from one Nicotiana tabacum cultivar K326 chromosome 1, ASM71507v2, whole genome shotgun sequence window:
- the LOC142164310 gene encoding uncharacterized protein LOC142164310 — protein MAAPPNFEKGQSTYKPPRFNSQYYGWWKIRMHDFIMAEDSELWDNFRAKKILVCGIRPDEYNRISACQSAKEIWEALQTSHEGTTKVKQSKIDMLTTEYELFEMKEDESIQDMHTRFTSIINELHSLGKVIPRNKLVRKILNVLLGHWECKMIAITEAKDLQKLTIDKLIGNIKTHEMKRKKDLEIREPKKEKNLVLKADNKDSSSDKSNMEYLTQRFQKMIQKNGGIPKRRSSSRNFEENDCCQKCGKFGHFIKDCPLHKQDHYKTNTKKDTKRNQVLDKKLKRRDVADNMVKQAVADWGNSSSESECENMMVTDIESS, from the exons atggctgctccaccaaatttcGAGAAAGGACAATCAACGTACAAACCACCAAGATTCAACAGCCAATACTATGGTTGGTGGAAAATAAGAATGCATGACTTCATTATGGCTGAGGACTCAGAGCTGTGGGAT AATTTTAGGGCAAAGAAGATTCTTGTTTGTGGCATCAGACCAGATGAGTACAACCGTATCTCAGCTTGTCAGTCCGCTAAGGAGATTTGGGAAGCGCTTCAAACTTCCCATGAGGGAACTACTAAGGTTAAGCAGTCCAAAATTGATATGCTTACTACTGAGTATGAGCTTTTTGAGATGAAGGAGGATGAGtctattcaagatatgcacacaCGTTTCACCTCCATTATCAATGAGCTTCACTCCCTTGGTAAAGTCATCCCAAGAAATAAGCTGGTCCGGAAAATACTCAATGTTTTACTAGGTCACTGGGAATGCAAAATGATTGCTATCACTGAAGCCAAAGATTTGCAGAAGCTGACCATTGATAAACTCATTGGAAATATCAAAACTCATGAGATGAAGAGAAAGAAGGATCTTGAAATAAGAGAGCCCAAGAAGGAGAAGAACCTAGTTCTAAAGGCTGACAACAAAGACTCAAGTAGTGATAAATCCAACATGGAGTATCTCACTCAAAGATTCCAAAAGATGATTCAAAAAAATGGTGGGATTCCAAAGAGAAGAAGTTCCAGcaggaattttgaagaaaatgattGCTGCCAGAAGTGTGGAAAGTTTGGACACTTCATTAAAGACTGTCCTCTTCATAAGCAGGATCATTACAAAACCAACACTAAAAAGGACACTAAAAGGAACCAAGTCCTAGACAAAAAGTTAAAAAGAAGAGATGTTGCTGACAACATGGTGAAGCAAGCCGTGGCTGATTGGGGAAATTCCTCTAGTGAATCTGAATGTGAAAATATGATGGTTACTGACATTGAATCTTCATAA